A genomic segment from Luteolibacter ambystomatis encodes:
- a CDS encoding ADP-ribosylglycohydrolase family protein, whose amino-acid sequence MTSRDLVLPAFFGDALALGAHWIYDDAEIAEAFPAGITNYSDPRSDYHPGKQAGDFTHYGDQTLMLLESLDRHRGFDPAAWRKDWLAFWRGKPNSYLDGATRRTLENSTAGLDRPSDSHDLGGASRIAALFALHFASDEEAVTAARAQTTLTHGDPRVAAVAEFLTLATRRVLEGASFSQAFEAAAATGMPDLDAAMEASRGTNEDLVDLGLSCDVAKAFPLMVALALKYENEPVTALRENARLGGDSAARGIPLGLLMGAKHGLSAFPAAWSSELTKFERISSVLERLALLPA is encoded by the coding sequence ATGACCTCACGTGACCTCGTTCTGCCCGCCTTTTTCGGTGACGCCCTCGCCCTTGGTGCCCACTGGATCTACGACGATGCGGAGATCGCGGAGGCCTTTCCGGCGGGCATCACCAACTACTCCGATCCACGCAGCGACTACCACCCGGGCAAGCAGGCCGGCGATTTCACCCACTATGGCGATCAGACGCTGATGCTGCTGGAATCGCTGGACCGCCATCGTGGCTTCGATCCCGCGGCGTGGCGGAAGGACTGGCTGGCCTTCTGGCGCGGCAAGCCGAATTCCTATCTGGATGGCGCGACCCGCCGCACCTTGGAAAACTCCACTGCGGGCTTGGACCGGCCTTCTGACAGCCACGATCTCGGGGGAGCTTCGCGCATCGCCGCGTTGTTCGCGCTGCATTTCGCCAGCGATGAAGAAGCGGTCACTGCCGCGCGGGCGCAAACCACTCTCACCCACGGTGATCCACGGGTGGCCGCCGTAGCGGAATTCCTGACTCTCGCCACCCGCCGGGTGCTGGAGGGTGCTTCCTTTTCCCAAGCCTTCGAAGCCGCGGCGGCCACTGGCATGCCGGACCTGGATGCCGCCATGGAAGCCTCCCGGGGAACAAACGAAGACCTGGTCGATCTCGGCCTGAGTTGTGACGTGGCCAAGGCCTTCCCGCTGATGGTGGCGCTGGCCTTGAAGTATGAGAACGAGCCGGTCACCGCTCTGCGTGAAAACGCCCGCCTGGGTGGCGATTCCGCCGCGCGCGGGATTCCACTCGGTCTGTTGATGGGCGCGAAGCATGGATTGTCGGCTTTTCCAGCTGCGTGGTCGTCGGAATTGACGAAGTTCGAGCGGATTTCGTCGGTTTTGGAGCGGCTGGCATTGTTGCCTGCGTGA
- a CDS encoding 6-phosphofructokinase produces MAEGLAIMTSGGDAAGMNPAIKCAVEYAAAKGYKPFLVYDGLRGLIDDRIVEANRELVSGILHRGGTILRSSRSQRFFDINFRRQAYENLKRRGISKLIVIGGDGSFRALNQFYADFGVPFAGIPATIDNDIAGTDYCLGVDTALNMIRQSVDSIRDTASSFSRAFVIEVMGRHCGYLALTSALSCGAEICLVPELEYDLNAIGARLKHEIDNEGRGYIIAIVAEGVKMSDYLTRWIKDSLEMDARLTVLGHVQRGGSPTVLDRIMAYKFAVAAVEALDAGETNAIMVYRDGTYGHLPIHTVVDSKYKLDPALIRLGAPLGR; encoded by the coding sequence ATGGCTGAAGGACTCGCTATCATGACCTCGGGCGGCGACGCCGCCGGGATGAACCCCGCGATCAAGTGCGCGGTCGAATATGCGGCGGCGAAGGGCTACAAGCCCTTCCTCGTCTATGACGGCCTCCGTGGCCTGATCGACGACCGGATCGTGGAAGCAAACCGCGAACTGGTTTCCGGCATCCTCCACCGTGGCGGCACGATCCTGCGCTCGTCCCGCTCGCAGCGTTTCTTCGACATCAATTTCCGCCGTCAAGCGTACGAGAACCTCAAGCGCCGCGGCATCAGCAAGCTGATCGTGATCGGCGGCGACGGTTCCTTCCGCGCCCTCAACCAGTTCTACGCGGACTTCGGCGTGCCCTTCGCCGGCATCCCGGCCACGATCGACAACGACATCGCCGGTACCGACTACTGCCTCGGCGTGGACACCGCGCTGAACATGATCCGCCAGTCGGTGGACTCAATCCGCGATACGGCGAGCTCGTTCTCCCGCGCCTTCGTCATCGAGGTGATGGGCCGCCACTGCGGCTACCTCGCCCTGACCAGCGCCCTTTCCTGCGGTGCGGAGATCTGCCTCGTGCCGGAGCTGGAATACGACCTCAATGCCATCGGCGCGCGTCTCAAGCATGAGATCGATAACGAGGGCCGCGGCTACATCATCGCGATCGTGGCCGAGGGCGTGAAAATGTCCGACTACCTCACGCGCTGGATCAAGGACTCGCTGGAGATGGACGCCCGCCTCACGGTGCTCGGCCACGTCCAGCGCGGCGGCTCGCCGACCGTGCTCGACCGCATCATGGCCTACAAGTTCGCGGTCGCCGCGGTGGAAGCCCTGGATGCCGGGGAAACGAACGCCATCATGGTTTACCGGGACGGCACCTACGGTCATCTGCCGATCCACACGGTGGTGGATTCGAAGTACAAGCTCGATCCCGCCCTGATCCGTCTCGGCGCTCCGCTGGGCCGCTGA
- a CDS encoding RNA polymerase sigma factor: MTNFSDSENDEPDPDALPDPIPDEWESWIKEYAWKLYAHARQFCPLQHDAEDLVQAVVAELWNSGADASTLELPFALSRIRHRAIDHLRSESSRSRRESDWHRENHHSEERGAEFPSDTEHDRQRVQAALDQLPLMFREVVSLKLWSDLTFDQIASLLEISRNTAASRYRLALEKLRPLLSPSE; the protein is encoded by the coding sequence ATGACCAATTTTTCTGATTCTGAGAATGACGAACCAGATCCTGATGCACTTCCCGATCCTATCCCCGATGAGTGGGAATCCTGGATCAAGGAATACGCTTGGAAACTGTATGCCCATGCCCGCCAGTTCTGCCCGCTGCAACATGATGCGGAGGATCTCGTCCAAGCGGTGGTAGCGGAGTTGTGGAATTCCGGCGCGGATGCTTCCACGCTCGAGCTTCCCTTCGCCCTGTCCCGCATCCGCCACCGGGCGATCGATCACCTCCGCTCGGAAAGCTCACGCAGCCGTCGCGAAAGCGACTGGCACCGGGAAAACCATCACTCCGAGGAACGCGGGGCCGAGTTTCCCTCGGACACGGAGCATGACCGGCAGCGTGTGCAGGCCGCGCTCGACCAACTCCCGCTGATGTTCCGCGAGGTGGTCAGCCTCAAGCTGTGGTCGGATCTCACCTTCGACCAGATCGCCTCCCTTCTCGAAATTTCCAGGAATACCGCTGCCTCCCGTTACCGGCTCGCTTTGGAAAAGCTGCGCCCTCTTCTCAGTCCCTCTGAATAA